The Megasphaera stantonii genome includes a window with the following:
- a CDS encoding 4-hydroxy-2-oxovalerate aldolase → MHIMDCTLRDGANVVGTGFSTELTKLMIEGLLDSHIHIIEMGHCTGLGSVKAGGKACPVTDEEYLDVIEPYADKGEIGMFQTAAYADSELIALAASKGLKFLRVGANAGDGKTAEKAVKMVRDAGLEAKYSLMKAYVVTPDELAEEAKMLESFGVQALTIMDSAGYMMPEDAAEYTRKVVDAVSIPVGFHGHSNLGLAMANAQAAERAGASFIDCGLMGMARSAGNITTEGAVALFRREGKAQEYDFYKLLRFIDEKLMPAMEREGYHNPIKPLDLVLGYSGCHSSFVGAFRGVAAAAGVNVYELIIETSKINQKNPSKDLMEEVAVTLK, encoded by the coding sequence ATGCATATTATGGACTGCACGTTACGCGACGGAGCCAACGTCGTCGGCACAGGATTTTCAACAGAATTGACGAAATTGATGATAGAAGGCTTGCTCGACAGTCATATCCATATCATTGAGATGGGGCACTGCACCGGCCTCGGTTCGGTCAAAGCCGGCGGCAAGGCTTGTCCTGTGACGGACGAAGAATATCTGGATGTCATAGAACCTTATGCTGATAAAGGGGAAATCGGTATGTTCCAGACTGCGGCGTATGCCGATTCAGAACTAATCGCTTTAGCAGCTTCTAAGGGATTGAAATTTCTCCGCGTCGGAGCTAACGCCGGCGACGGAAAGACGGCGGAAAAGGCCGTGAAGATGGTGCGCGACGCCGGCCTCGAGGCAAAATACAGCTTGATGAAGGCGTACGTCGTCACTCCTGACGAATTGGCCGAAGAAGCGAAGATGCTCGAATCCTTCGGCGTGCAGGCTCTTACGATTATGGACTCGGCCGGTTATATGATGCCCGAAGACGCGGCCGAGTATACCCGCAAGGTAGTCGACGCCGTATCTATTCCCGTAGGCTTTCATGGACACAGTAATTTAGGACTGGCTATGGCGAATGCCCAGGCTGCCGAACGGGCCGGCGCATCCTTCATCGACTGCGGGCTCATGGGTATGGCCCGCAGCGCCGGAAACATTACGACGGAAGGAGCTGTCGCCTTGTTCCGCCGCGAAGGAAAGGCGCAGGAATACGATTTTTACAAGCTGCTGCGCTTCATCGACGAAAAGCTCATGCCGGCGATGGAACGGGAAGGCTACCACAATCCGATTAAGCCCCTCGACCTCGTATTGGGCTATTCGGGCTGTCATTCCAGCTTCGTAGGCGCTTTTAGGGGAGTCGCCGCGGCTGCCGGTGTCAACGTATACGAATTGATTATCGAAACGTCGAAGATAAATCAGAAAAATCCGTCGAAAGACTTGATGGAAGAGGTAGCTGTTACATTAAAGTGA